The genomic interval CGTGAATGAGACACATTAAGACCACCTTTTCGGGATTCTCGTAACCCTGGATCAGGGCAAGTGCGTGCCCTATCAGGGCCGTGCGGAACGAGTGGTCTGCCACGGATTCTCCGCCCGATCCCAGAAAGGGATAACCGGTACGACGGATCTTTTTCAGCATGCCCGTTTCAAAAAGAAAGCGTGCAACCCTTTTGAGATCATCCATGGTATTTCTCCATCCTGCTGGCCCTGCGGTTTATGAATTCTTCAGGAGTAGCCCACCTGACCTCCTCCACGGTCACTTCTATGAAAGCGGCTTTTTGCGGGTTTCCCGCCAGAGGTACGGCAATTACGTGGTCTGGAAGCACATCGATTATCTTCATAAGCCAGGAAGACCCTTTGTCGTCGATTACGGATACTGTGTCTCCGGGACTTACAGGCCGGTCCGGCAGGAAATCTCTGGGCACGAGTTCTTCCTTAAGCTCACCGCCTTCGAAAATCCGGTCTTCAACCGGTATCGTTATGGTGTCCCCCCTCCTTTTGCCTATCAGGTGTTCTGAAAGGAACTCAGGTATATCATCACCCTCTATCATTCCTTTTCCATAGAACCACCTGCCTCTGTGAAGAGGTCGTCCTTTTCGGTCGAAAAATCTGTACCGAAATGCTACAATTGTATTGGCTTTTACTTCCATCCGGCCGATACCTCTTGCAAGTTCTAGATTTGCAAGAAGTAATTAGCCCGAACCCGTGAAAAAATCAAAGGGTGTGCAAAATTTATTGACATAGGCTTAACAAATTTTCATGCTAGTAATGCTTTTTGGTCCGGGTTTCCGTAGGTTTAAAGCCCTTGAGAAGTAAGGTGGTTCTTCCGAATTTTTAATTTTTCTTCAGGTCTGTGAGTGAGGCAGATGCCCGAGCTTTTTGTCAGCAATGCCGAGTACGGGGTTTACGCAAAGGAAAGGCCACCTCTCCGAATTCTCGTAGTGGACGACGATGAAAATATACGAAAGCTCCTCCTGGATCACCTTACCAGAAAGGGCTATCATGTCAGAACTGCATCGGACGGAATGGAAGCAATCCGAATGTTCTCAGACACTCCCTTCGACATAGTCATAACGGACATGCACATGCCGGGGCTTGATGGTCTGGAGCTTATCCGCAGGATTAAGTCGGTTCCCAGAAATGTCGACATAGTGGCCATAACGGGGTACATCAGAAATTATCGTTATGCCGACATCGTGAGAGCGGGTGCAGCGGATTTTTTAATAAAACCCTTCGGCATCGAAGAGCTGGACGCCAAGATCGAGCGCATTGCAAGAGACAGAGAAGAACGGGCTCAGATGGCAGAACTCCTCCTCAAGGATGCCCTCACCGGAGCGTACAATCGGTATGCCCTCAGCTTTATGCTGAAACGCGAAATCATAAGATCCATAAGGTATCTGCAGCCCCTTAGCCTGCTTTTTTCGGATATCGACCGCTTCAAGCAATATAACGATACCTTCGGTCATCTGGCAGGTGACGTCTTGCTGGAAAAGGCTGTGAGGATTATGGATGAGTCCGTGAGGAAAGACGTTGATTTCGTTTTTAGATTTGGAGGAGATGAGTTCATTATTCTTCTTACAAATACTGAGCAAAAAGCTGCGGAAGATGTTGCCAGAAGAATAATAAAAAAATTTAAAAAGCTTACTCCGGGACATGTTGGCCTTTCCGTAGGCATAGCCGTTTTGCTTCCGGAGTGTAAGAAATTGGAGAATAAGTCGGAAGAGGCGTTGATGCACCTTTTACTTCAGGAGGCCGATAAAGCTCTTTATGAGGCAAAGAGAAGTCCCGAAAATTGGTTTTTAAAGGTTCTGGCCTGTAATAACAAATCCTGAAAATCTCGTGAAAAGAAAGGATAAAAAATGCGTTCGTTCCTTGTTGTACTGGTTATCGCCTCCTTAGTTGGAGGAGGTATCTTTTTTCTTTATGTGTACCAGAAGAACAGTATCATAGAGTCAATAGAAGATGACCTGATGAACATTTTGTCCTCTCAAAAGGTCGTGGTTACAGATGTGCAGATCGATCCTGATAAGGTTCACCTAAATCCAATGTCGGTTTTTCCCGACTGGGCGGTTGATGTCGTTGCAGAAGACGTTAAAGCGAGCATTAAGAGTTTAAGCGGCGAAGGCGTCCTTAAAGTCGGGAATATAAAGATGGAATACCCTCTTTTTAGATCCGGTGATCTAAGGTTCTGTTCCGCTGATGATACTTCGCTTGTATATGGAGATGAGAAAATCGATTTGAATTTTTCCCTGAAAGACGTGACCTTCGAGCCCTGTAGCGCTCTTAACGGCGGACTGTCCCCGATGTCGGTAAGTTTACGGAATATAGTGGTGGAGCTCAAAGACGGGAAAGAAGCCGGAGGCATGAATGTAATCGATGCCAGGGCAGATTCTCTTCTGTACTCCATCAGAGGAAACTGGCAGAGCATGCCCGTGGTTGAGGACACCGACAATCTGGATTCCCTGGTTAACAAGGTAAACAAGTGGCGCCTTACGGCTAATTTAGATAAGAATTACCGTGACTTATGGGTGTTAAATTGGGAAATGGCCAATTTTTCCCTTGATATGGTGGGGCCCGATGAAAAGGCAAACTGTAGTA from Thermodesulforhabdus norvegica carries:
- a CDS encoding GGDEF domain-containing protein; the encoded protein is MPELFVSNAEYGVYAKERPPLRILVVDDDENIRKLLLDHLTRKGYHVRTASDGMEAIRMFSDTPFDIVITDMHMPGLDGLELIRRIKSVPRNVDIVAITGYIRNYRYADIVRAGAADFLIKPFGIEELDAKIERIARDREERAQMAELLLKDALTGAYNRYALSFMLKREIIRSIRYLQPLSLLFSDIDRFKQYNDTFGHLAGDVLLEKAVRIMDESVRKDVDFVFRFGGDEFIILLTNTEQKAAEDVARRIIKKFKKLTPGHVGLSVGIAVLLPECKKLENKSEEALMHLLLQEADKALYEAKRSPENWFLKVLACNNKS